In Cucurbita pepo subsp. pepo cultivar mu-cu-16 chromosome LG04, ASM280686v2, whole genome shotgun sequence, the following are encoded in one genomic region:
- the LOC111792831 gene encoding 50S ribosomal protein L6, chloroplastic has translation MASTLSIPFQTSNFRSTFLGEKNGFSASTVPVSHIVRLRRTIECKESRIGKQPIQVPSNVTITLQGQDLKVKGPLGELSLLYPREVKIERDDAGILRVKKALETRRANQMHGLFRTLTDNMVVGVSKGFEKKLQLVGVGYRAMLEGKDLVLNLGFSHPVRMAIPDGLQVKVEENTRITVSGYDKCAIGQFAASIRQWRPPEPYKGKGVKYADEVVRRKEGKAGKKK, from the exons ATGGCTTCCACGCTATCCATCCCTTTTCAAACCAG CAATTTTCGGTCTACTtttttgggagagaaaaatggaTTCTCTGCTTCGACAGTGCCTGTATCTCATATTGTTCGCTTGAGGAGGACTATAGAATGCAAGGAATCACGAATAGGGAAGCAACCAATTCAAGTGCCATCCAATGTAACCATCACATTACAGGGTCAGGATTTGAAAGTTAAGGGTCCTTTGGGAGAGCTTTCACTACTTTATCCACGAGAAGTGAAGATTGAGAGGGATGATGCAGGGATCTTAAGGGTTAAGAAGGCACTGGAGACTAGGAGAGCCAACCAAATGCATGGGCTTTTCAG GACCCTTACAGACAATATGGTGGTAGGAGTGTCCAAGGGGTTTGAAAAGAAACTTCAATTGGTCGGTGTTGGTTATCGAGCGATGTTAGAAGGAAAAGACTTGGTATTAAATCTTGGGTTCTCTCATCCTGTTAGAATGGCCATTCCTGACGGGCTTCAAGTAAAGGTGGAAGAAAACACCAGAATTACCGTCAGTGGATATGATAAATGTGCCATTGGTCAGTTTGCTGCCTCTATTAGACAATGGAGACCTCCAGAACCGTATAAGGGTAAAGGAGTGAAATATGCTGATGAAGTTGTCAGAAGAAAGGAGGGGAAAGCAGGGAAGAAGAAGTGA
- the LOC111792832 gene encoding glutamate receptor 3.7-like — MGIFGALPLLHTLIWLFLSGSIWCQKAAVVNIGAVFTFNSVIGRAAKPAMEAAIADINADPNILSGTKVKLLMEDSNCSDFLGSVGALHVLEKEIVAIIGPQSSVVAHVISELVNGLQIPQVSYGATDPTLSTLQLPFFLRTTLSDSYQMAAMADLIDYYGWKEVIVIFLDDDYGRNGISSLGDELQKKMCRIAHGFGLPSLANLTKITEILNQSKLLGPRVYVVHVGPDPQLRIFTIAHKLGMLSSNYVWFATDWLATTLDSFSPTDLASLDILNGVVGLRPHTQESKGKKDLWNRLSKMQPKGLANSALNVYGLYAYDSVWVVARAVDKFLKENGNITFSSTGKVFGTSKSGIQLGRLKVFNGGSDLLRIIMQTNYSGLSGRIQFGEDRNIINGSYDVINIDQKEIRTVGYWFNYSGFSISPPEALTLKQKDSPLDQKLDIVVWPGGNSNIPNGWVIADAGKPLRIAYPRRASFVEFVTQVNNTNIVQGYVIDIFKAALKLIPYEVPYKFVPFGDGQVNPSYDELVQSVADNVFDAAVGDIAIVTNRTKVVDFSQPYITTGLIIVAPVKDSKSSAWVFLKPFTAEMWCVTGFSFVIIGIVIWMLEHRINDHFRGPPKRQIITMCLFSFSTLFKANQEATISPLSRMVMLVWLFLLLVITSSYTASLTSILTIQKLWSPIRGIDDLVASNVPIGYQVGSFAYDYLTQSLFIPRSRLVELHDPDDYEKALRLGPKGGGVAAIIDELPYLELFLSKTKEFGMIGQTFTRSGWGFAFQRRSRLAVDMSTAILRLSENGKLQEIHDTWFCKLGCPGQRGGEAEPDQLHLISFWGLYLLCGIISSTALFMFLLRIIGQYIRYQRQHRRSEVVTPTPIPSNTGCTQTIQSFMRFIDEKDEAIKNFFRAAHLRGAQSGEQLQRHSGGTKEKANLEVQLGTSSMNSG; from the exons ATGGGAATATTTGGTGCTCTACCGCTGCTGCATACTTTGATATGGCTGTTTCTTAGTGGTTCGATCTGGTGCCAAAAGGCAGCTGTGGTAAATATTGGTGCGGTTTTTACTTTCAATTCGGTTATTGGTAGAGCAGCAAAGCCGGCGATGGAAGCAGCAATCGCCGACATAAATGCTGACCCCAACATCTTGAGTGGGACAAAGGTGAAGCTCCTGATGGAGGACTCTAACTGCAGCGACTTCTTGGGCTCTGTTGGGG CTTTGCATGTACTTGAGAAAGAGATCGTTGCCATCATTGGCCCACAATCCTCGGTGGTGGCTCATGTGATTTCTGAGCTTGTTAATGGTCTACAAATTCCTCAAGTATCATATGGTGCCACTGATCCAACATTATCGACTCTCCAACTCCCTTTCTTCCTCCGAACCACTTTAAGTGACTCTTACCAAATGGCTGCCATGGCTGACTTGATTGATTACTATGGGTGGAAAGAAGTCATTGTTATATTTTTGGATGATGATTATGGCAGAAATGGGATATCTTCTTTGGGTGATGAACTTCAGAAGAAAATGTGTCGTATTGCTCATGGATTTGGCTTGCCTTCTCTGGCTAATCTTACTAAGATCACAGAGATACTTAACCAATCTAAATTGCTCGGTCCTCGTGTTTATGTCGTTCACGTCGGCCCCGATCCTCAATTAAGAATCTTCACCATTGCCCATAAACTTGGTATGCTTTCCAGCAATTACGTTTGGTTTGCAACTGATTGGCTTGCTACAACTCTAGATTCTTTTTCACCAACAGATCTTGCTTCACTTGATATACTTAATGGGGTAGTGGGGCTACGCCCTCATACTCAAGAGTCTAAAGGAAAGAAGGATTTGTGGAATCGTTTGAGCAAAATGCAGCCCAAAGGTTTGGCCAATTCTGCGTTGAATGTTTATGGACTGTATGCTTATGATTCAGTATGGGTTGTTGCCAGGGCAGTGGATAAGTTTCTCAAAGAAAATGGTAATATAACCTTTTCATCTACAGGTAAAGTATTTGGCACTAGTAAAAGTGGAATTCAACTAGGAAGGCTTAAAGTGTTTAATGGAGGAAGTGATCTTCTTAGGATTATTATGCAAACAAATTACAGTGGTTTAAGTGGGCGAATTCAGTTTGGTGAAGACAGAAATATCATCAATGGTAGCTATGATGTGATTAATATTGACCAAAAGGAAATTCGTACGGTGGGTTATTGGTTTAACTACTCAGGATTCTCGATTTCACCACCAGAAGCCTTGacattgaaacaaaaagattcCCCCTTAGATCAGAAACTCGACATTGTAGTTTGGCCTGGTGGAAACTCAAACATACCAAACGGTTGGGTGATAGCAGACGCTGGAAAGCCCCTAAGAATTGCATATCCAAGAAGAGCAAGCTTTGTTGAGTTTGTTACTCAAGTGAACAACACCAATATAGTTCAAGGATACGTTATTGATATTTTCAAAGCAGCACTCAAGCTTATTCCATATGAAGTTCCTTACAAATTTGTGCCGTTTGGGGATGGTCAAGTCAATCCTAGTTACGATGAACTCGTTCAATCGGTTGCAGATAAT GTGTTTGATGCAGCTGTTGGGGACATTGCTATTGTTACCAACCGTACAAAGGTTGTTGATTTTTCTCAACCCTATATCACTACCGGGCTTATCATAGTTGCCCCAGttaaagattcaaaatcaagtgCTTGGGTGTTTCTTAAACCATTTACAGCAGAGATGTGGTGTGTAACAGGATTTTCTTTTGTGATTATTGGGATTGTTATTTGGATGCTTGAGCACCGAATCAACGACCATTTTCGAGGTCCTCCAAAGAGGCAGATTATCACTATGTGTCT GTTCAGCTTTTCAACTCTGTTCAAGGCTAATC AAGAAGCAACCATTAGCCCACTTTCACGAATGGTGATGTTGGTATGGCTGTTCTTATTGTTGGTAATAACGTCAAGCTACACAGCAAGTTTGACATCAATACTCACAATTCAGAAACTTTGGTCGCCAATACGTGGAATTGATGACTTGGTTGCAAGTAACGTGCCAATAGGATATCAGGTAGGATCCTTTGCTTATGACTATTTGACACAGAGCCTTTTCATACCACGCTCCAGACTAGTGGAGCTTCACGACCCTGATGATTACGAGAAAGCGCTGCGGCTTGGTCCAAAAGGAGGCGGTGTGGCAGCTATCATTGATGAACTGCCATATCTGGAGTTATTTCTGTCTAAGACCAAAGAGTTTGGAATGATCGGACAAACTTTTACTAGAAGCGGATGGGGATTT GCTTTTCAGCGAAGGTCTCGACTCGCAGTTGATATGTCAACTGCAATTTTAAGACTCTCTGAGAATGGAAAGCTTCAAGAGATACACGACACCTGGTTCTGTAAGCTGGGTTGTCCCGGGCAGCGGGGAGGAGAAGCGGAGCCAGACCAACTTCACCTAATCAGTTTCTGGGGTTTGTATTTACTTTGTGGAATCATTTCCTCTACTGCACTTTTCATGTTTCTTCTAAGAATAATTGGTCAGTATATCCGTTATCAACGACAACACCGTCGTTCAGAGGTGGTTACACCGACCCCCATTCCGTCCAATACTGGCTGTACTCAGACCATTCAGAGTTTTATGCGGTTTATTGACGAGAAGGATGAAGCCATCAAAAACTTCTTTCGAGCAGCACATTTACGTGGTGCTCAAAGTGGGGAGCAACTCCAGAGACATTCCGGAGGGACAAAGGAGAAGGCTAATTTAGAGGTACAGCTGGGGACCTCGAGTATGAATTCAGGATAA
- the LOC111792833 gene encoding uncharacterized protein LOC111792833 has product MSEARPVKRRESPWGMPEGEDRQPKAHRCNDRAEDVIQACFEGNPFKTVPGPFKLFWRCMRSKPGEEPTEPYTYLDLDPPKREVKLE; this is encoded by the exons ATGAGCGAGGCAAGGCCTGTGAAAAGGAGGGAAAGTCCATGGGGGATGCCTGAGGGCGAGGATCGCCAGCCTAAGGCTCACAGATGCAACGACAGAGCGGAGGATGTCATTCAA GCTTGTTTTGAGGGGAACCCATTTAAGACTGTTCCAGGGCCATTCAAGCTATTCTGGCGATGCATGCGTTCGAAACCTGG GGAGGAACCAACGGAGCCATATACATATTTGGATTTGGATCCTCCAAAGAGAGAGGTGAAACTCGAGTAA
- the LOC111792834 gene encoding sigma intracellular receptor 2-like, producing the protein MGALLKLVDALLFLAFLVLAVVVPLIDFQEVLPKSLYPDSVIDLKRWYVARSGDYLMAEAPHFVVGLIWFELLFQWPLLFLNLYAFFSSKAWYRTTCLIYGVSLVSSMSAVMGEVVGSNRASNTLLTIYWPFMGLGVLAVLRGLVPCSSKATINGPRPSNGRKKRA; encoded by the exons ATGGGCGCTCTTCTCAAGCTCGTTGACGCTCTATTGTTCCTCGCATTTCTCGTACTTGCCGTCGTTGTGCCTTTAATCGATTTCCAGGAGGTATTGCCTAAAAGCCTTTACCCTGATTCTGTAATCGATCTCAAGAGGTGGTACGTCGCCCGATCGGGGGATTATTTAATGGCCGAGGCTCCTCATTTCGTCGTTGGCCTTATTTGGTTCGAGCTTCTTTTTCAATGGcctcttttgtttctcaatctCTATGCCTTCTTCAGCTCCAAGGCTTGGTACAGGACCACTTGCTTGATCTATGGCGTTTCTCTCGTGTCTTCCATG TCTGCTGTGATGGGTGAAGTGGTTGGATCAAACCGGGCATCTAATACTCTGTTGACAATCTACTGGCCCTTCATGGGTTTGGGGGTGTTGGCCGTGCTACGCGGGCTCGTGCCATGCTCGAGCAAGGCTACGATCAACGGACCCAGACCATCAAATGGCAGGAAAAAGAGGGCTTGA